One genomic window of Prochlorococcus marinus str. NATL2A includes the following:
- a CDS encoding NAD(P)H-quinone oxidoreductase subunit O has translation MSEQTGKVDDSQSPPKVQKKLRKGDLVKVDREKYSNSLESKASDTNLPEYIFQGPGEVLLIKGDYCQVRWRRPVPDVWINSDHIVSY, from the coding sequence ATGTCTGAACAAACCGGAAAAGTAGATGATTCACAATCACCTCCAAAGGTACAAAAGAAACTCAGAAAAGGAGATCTTGTAAAAGTTGATCGTGAAAAATATTCTAATAGCTTAGAATCTAAGGCAAGCGACACTAATCTGCCTGAATATATTTTTCAAGGGCCTGGCGAAGTATTATTGATTAAAGGTGATTACTGTCAAGTTAGATGGAGAAGACCAGTCCCTGATGTTTGGATAAATTCTGATCATATAGTCTCATATTAA
- a CDS encoding J domain-containing protein: MSKDPYQILKVHPSAKLEEIKKAYRKLVKIHHPDKGGNSAVMLEVNSAWEILKKKHKDLNLNKVNNSKLYNQNEYKREANSHSKPEDLKKWFQNIYLPIDKLLGQIINPMGAKIRDLSADPYDEILMDSFCLYLEQSKNKITKIKKIYTSFACPSIIRDFSLDLYHCLSHVEDGINELERYTMGYVDNYLHDGKAMIAFAKKKRKFLQSNKKEWLH; encoded by the coding sequence ATGAGCAAAGACCCATATCAAATATTGAAAGTTCATCCCAGCGCAAAACTAGAAGAGATTAAAAAAGCATACAGAAAACTTGTAAAAATACATCATCCAGACAAAGGAGGAAATTCAGCAGTAATGCTCGAGGTAAACTCAGCGTGGGAAATATTAAAGAAAAAACATAAAGATCTGAATTTAAATAAAGTTAATAATTCAAAACTGTATAATCAGAATGAATACAAAAGAGAAGCTAATAGTCACTCTAAACCTGAAGATTTAAAAAAATGGTTCCAGAATATATACCTCCCTATTGATAAATTATTAGGACAGATAATTAACCCTATGGGTGCAAAAATAAGAGATTTATCAGCTGATCCTTATGATGAAATATTAATGGATTCTTTCTGCCTCTATCTAGAGCAAAGTAAAAATAAAATAACTAAGATTAAAAAAATTTATACATCTTTTGCATGTCCCTCAATCATAAGAGATTTCAGCTTGGATCTATATCATTGCTTATCACATGTAGAGGATGGTATTAATGAATTAGAGCGTTACACAATGGGTTATGTAGACAATTACCTTCATGACGGAAAGGCAATGATAGCTTTTGCTAAGAAAAAAAGGAAATTTTTACAAAGTAATAAAAAAGAATGGCTTCACTGA
- the cysK gene encoding cysteine synthase A produces the protein MPIANDITYLVGQTPLVKLNRLPNEFDCRAEIIAKLESFNPTASVKDRIAGAMVMSAEKEGTIKPGHTVLVEPTSGNTGIALAMVAAAKGYRLILTMPDTMSTERRSMLRAFGAELQLTPGQEGIQGAIQLAKELVASIPNAYLLQQFDNLSNPEIHEKTTAEEIWEDCEGKLDALIAGVGTGGTITGCARFLKQKNPKIKVFAVEPSSSPVLSGGNPGSHAIQGIGAGFIPNVLDMNQIDEVIRINDNEAMDIGRRLAKEEGLLSGVSSGAAVAAALKVGNQPEFANKRLIVILPSFGERYLSTTMFTSIPAKPVKGNEYL, from the coding sequence ATGCCCATTGCTAATGACATAACTTATTTAGTTGGCCAAACACCTTTGGTCAAACTGAATCGATTGCCTAATGAATTTGATTGTAGGGCTGAAATTATAGCCAAATTAGAAAGTTTTAACCCCACAGCATCCGTAAAAGACCGCATAGCTGGCGCAATGGTGATGTCAGCAGAAAAAGAGGGCACTATCAAACCTGGACATACTGTTCTTGTTGAACCAACTAGCGGAAACACAGGAATTGCATTAGCGATGGTTGCGGCAGCAAAAGGTTATCGGCTCATACTTACAATGCCTGACACAATGAGTACTGAACGTCGCTCCATGTTAAGAGCATTTGGAGCAGAGCTTCAACTAACTCCTGGCCAAGAGGGAATCCAAGGCGCTATTCAGCTGGCAAAGGAATTGGTAGCCTCTATACCTAATGCATACTTGCTTCAGCAATTCGATAATTTATCCAATCCTGAAATTCATGAAAAAACAACCGCTGAAGAAATATGGGAAGATTGCGAAGGCAAACTTGATGCATTAATTGCAGGAGTGGGAACAGGAGGAACAATCACAGGTTGTGCCAGATTCTTAAAACAAAAAAATCCAAAAATCAAGGTTTTTGCAGTAGAACCTTCATCAAGCCCTGTTCTGTCCGGAGGGAATCCTGGATCTCATGCAATACAAGGCATTGGGGCTGGTTTCATTCCTAATGTATTAGATATGAATCAAATTGATGAAGTCATAAGAATCAATGATAATGAAGCAATGGACATAGGCAGAAGACTTGCCAAAGAAGAGGGATTGCTAAGTGGTGTCAGCAGTGGTGCTGCAGTAGCCGCTGCTTTAAAAGTAGGAAATCAACCTGAGTTTGCGAATAAACGCTTGATTGTTATTCTGCCTAGTTTTGGTGAAAGATATCTATCAACAACAATGTTTACTTCCATCCCCGCAAAGCCAGTAAAAGGGAATGAGTATCTCTAA
- a CDS encoding ArnT family glycosyltransferase, with the protein MTESISHNCRPPILWIFLFWTIACGIAFVSLGNLPLRDFDEATVARVALELNQKSGLERLLPSIWDKPYLNKPPGLHWIISFAIGISRNFQNNFDFLPSEFCIRFFPALFSTFVVPLGGLIQWNLRPKDRIACITTSAILLTLLPIIRYGRMAMLDGTQLSAIALLWFCLSSIKNNRPTNFNFLGAGFTCSFMLLLKAPVIIPALFASLLPLIWEYKSKKYFNNFSWSWFFYGLIPGFAWHVWNFISYGSGAFWLWWGDGAGRVLFEKGSGSELGVLVPIIEILEGGWPWILLWPIGFLWACFSLNTRWGVWALSTQIIILGSILPLKMQLPWYIHPFWLPFALVCGPPVSWLIHREENGYIFARKILRKIPYIFSLIGLCIFTFSLLLKLNIFNFGEGYFYAIFFISLAWFIGGLLLSNSRKNIRKIGFIGLIVGSIIGLFFFVSSKFWLWEINENWDVRPVAEFIDGFPNQQIFIRNSFERPSLNWYARKQIKSFDEENKTKCKVLKKTNAWDLYTCND; encoded by the coding sequence TTGACCGAGAGCATTTCCCACAACTGTAGGCCTCCAATTTTATGGATTTTTCTTTTTTGGACCATAGCTTGTGGAATTGCATTTGTCTCGCTGGGTAATTTGCCTTTAAGAGATTTTGATGAAGCAACTGTCGCACGAGTTGCATTGGAATTAAACCAAAAAAGCGGACTAGAACGATTGCTTCCTTCTATCTGGGATAAGCCCTATTTGAATAAACCCCCAGGATTGCATTGGATAATATCCTTTGCAATTGGAATTAGTAGAAATTTCCAAAATAATTTTGATTTTTTACCCTCTGAGTTTTGTATAAGATTTTTCCCAGCACTGTTTTCGACTTTTGTTGTTCCATTGGGTGGGCTTATTCAGTGGAACTTGCGCCCTAAAGATCGAATAGCATGCATAACTACATCAGCAATTTTATTGACTTTGTTGCCAATTATTAGATATGGGAGAATGGCAATGTTGGATGGAACGCAGCTTAGTGCTATTGCACTTTTATGGTTTTGCTTATCATCTATAAAAAATAATAGGCCAACTAATTTTAATTTTTTAGGAGCTGGATTTACATGTAGTTTCATGCTTTTACTTAAAGCCCCTGTAATTATCCCTGCACTATTTGCATCTTTGTTACCTTTAATTTGGGAATATAAGTCAAAAAAATATTTTAATAATTTTTCATGGTCTTGGTTCTTCTATGGACTAATTCCAGGTTTTGCTTGGCATGTATGGAATTTCATTTCATATGGTTCAGGAGCTTTTTGGTTGTGGTGGGGAGATGGTGCAGGAAGAGTTTTATTTGAAAAAGGCTCAGGTAGCGAGCTAGGAGTTTTGGTACCAATAATTGAAATACTTGAAGGGGGATGGCCTTGGATTCTTCTATGGCCAATTGGTTTTTTATGGGCATGCTTCAGCCTTAATACTCGTTGGGGAGTTTGGGCTTTAAGTACTCAAATTATTATTTTAGGAAGTATTTTACCTCTGAAAATGCAACTTCCTTGGTATATTCATCCATTTTGGTTGCCCTTTGCTTTGGTATGTGGACCTCCAGTTTCTTGGTTAATTCACAGAGAAGAGAACGGTTATATTTTCGCTAGAAAAATCTTAAGAAAAATCCCATATATATTTTCTTTAATTGGACTATGCATATTTACTTTTTCTTTATTACTTAAGTTAAATATTTTCAACTTTGGAGAAGGTTACTTTTATGCAATTTTCTTCATAAGTTTAGCTTGGTTTATTGGGGGATTATTATTGTCTAATTCAAGAAAGAATATTAGAAAAATTGGTTTTATTGGATTGATTGTTGGAAGCATAATTGGCTTGTTCTTTTTTGTGAGTTCAAAATTTTGGTTATGGGAAATAAATGAAAATTGGGATGTAAGACCTGTAGCTGAATTTATAGATGGCTTTCCTAATCAACAAATTTTTATTAGAAATAGCTTTGAGCGACCAAGTTTAAATTGGTATGCAAGAAAACAAATCAAAAGTTTTGACGAAGAAAATAAAACTAAATGCAAAGTACTTAAGAAAACTAATGCTTGGGATCTCTATACATGTAATGATTAA